The following proteins are co-located in the Paraburkholderia phytofirmans PsJN genome:
- a CDS encoding LuxR C-terminal-related transcriptional regulator, translating into MPALDYQTAFQLAPIGLVLSRERTIEDCNDELASIFGCTRESLLGQSFQVLYPSTDEFERIGARIPPIMTAHGSYADDRIMKRANGELFWCHVTGRAQERADPHAAGVWTFEDLSATRRVAVELTPREREIAAQLVTGKTSKQIGRALDISPRTVDVYRARLMRKYDTGNATELLQRLLGH; encoded by the coding sequence ATGCCCGCACTGGATTATCAAACCGCGTTCCAGCTCGCCCCGATCGGACTCGTGCTGTCGCGCGAACGGACTATCGAAGACTGTAATGACGAGCTCGCGTCGATATTCGGCTGCACGCGCGAGTCGCTGCTCGGCCAGTCGTTCCAGGTGCTGTATCCGTCGACGGACGAATTCGAGCGGATCGGCGCGCGGATTCCGCCGATCATGACCGCGCACGGCAGCTACGCGGACGACCGCATCATGAAGCGGGCCAACGGCGAATTATTCTGGTGCCACGTAACGGGCCGCGCGCAGGAGCGCGCCGACCCGCATGCGGCGGGCGTCTGGACCTTCGAGGACTTGAGCGCGACGCGGCGCGTGGCGGTCGAACTGACACCGCGCGAACGCGAAATCGCCGCGCAACTGGTGACAGGCAAAACCAGCAAGCAGATCGGCCGGGCGCTGGATATCAGCCCGCGCACCGTCGATGTCTACCGGGCGCGGCTGATGCGCAAATACGATACGGGGAACGCGACGGAGTTGTTGCAGCGCCTGCTCGGGCATTGA
- a CDS encoding acyl-CoA thioesterase has protein sequence MSDFHAVFEMSMPIRWGDMDAFGHVNNTVYFRYMEQVRISWFEQLGLAGNNADGQGPVIVNASMEFLKQLHYPGDVIGRMTVATPGRSSFDTGFELVRADDPNTVYARGAARCVWIDYAAGKSVPVPDLLRETIERAALVKVA, from the coding sequence ATGAGCGATTTTCACGCAGTTTTCGAGATGTCGATGCCGATCCGCTGGGGCGACATGGACGCCTTCGGCCATGTGAACAACACGGTCTATTTCCGCTACATGGAGCAGGTGCGGATTTCCTGGTTCGAACAGCTGGGCCTCGCCGGTAACAACGCCGACGGCCAGGGACCGGTGATCGTCAATGCGTCGATGGAATTTCTCAAGCAACTGCATTATCCCGGCGACGTGATCGGCCGGATGACGGTCGCCACGCCCGGCCGCAGCAGCTTCGACACGGGTTTCGAGCTGGTGCGCGCGGACGATCCGAATACCGTCTATGCACGCGGTGCCGCGCGCTGCGTCTGGATCGATTACGCGGCTGGCAAGTCGGTGCCGGTGCCGGACTTGCTGCGCGAAACCATCGAGCGGGCTGCGCTGGTCAAGGTGGCGTAA